A single Branchiostoma floridae strain S238N-H82 chromosome 11, Bfl_VNyyK, whole genome shotgun sequence DNA region contains:
- the LOC118425698 gene encoding acyl-CoA dehydrogenase family member 11-like produces the protein MLRLQQSGFLLRCCPPKTTTAVLSARDKSVWAEEAGQPSERNVDLQSKIPFARAKVGPFFQDKPRLANLYLEDVTLRSYLKRVMPKEVLQAITPDLKQFGHRVATDIGDLGRECELNPPYLQQYDAWGRRTDEVVTCQAWRTLHDISAQEGIIAIPYEREFGQWSRLYQVAKLHMFNPASGLYSCPLAMTDGATKVAESTGDSVLMQTAFPHLVSRNPAQFWTSGQWMTERRGGSDVANGTETVAVPQEDGTHRLYGYKWFSSATDADMTLTLARVMDSSGEVVQGTRGLSLFYLETRDSSGQLNNIQVQRLKNKLGTRQLPTGELLLDGAVAHKVSDDGRGVAAIADMLTITRIHNSLMASGCMRRLLNLARDYSTRRRVFGKLICEHPLHMQTLARLETETRGATLLVLEVGRLLGLQDCKMASEQDELMLRLITPLTKLYTAKQAVALCSEGLESFGGQGYIEDTGLPTFLRDAQVLSIWEGTTNVLSHDVLRSLVKTKGAVLQAFYSDVTTRLKQAAAKDTLRPSCQVVESALQKTVGFAQKAASQDPGTLEVAARDFSYSLARIYIGTLMLEHASWDQASPTDTTAAVRWCQQDLCPVVTSDLSGCYGKEGVAQDTSLVMEGYQRDA, from the exons ATGCTGCGATTACAGCAGAGCGGCTTTCTGCTGCGATGTTGTCCACCCAAGACGACGACAGCTGTCCTTTCTGCACGGGACAAGAGTGTTTGGGCAGAGGAGGCGGGGCAGCCGAGCGAGAGAAATGTTGACCTGCAGTCCAAGATTCCCTTTGCCAGAGCCAAAGTCGGGCCTTTCTTCCAGGACAAACCGCGACTCGCCAACCTCTACCTGGAGGATGTGACCTTGAGATCTTACCTGAAAAGAGTCATGCCGAAAGAG GTACTGCAAGCCATCACCCCAGACCTGAAGCAGTTTGGCCACCGTGTTGCCACCGACATCGGGGACCTGGGCCGTGAATGTGAGCTGAACCCGCCGTACCTGCAGCAGTACGATGCGTGGGGACGGAGGACGGACGAGGTGGTGACATGTCAGGCGTGGAGGACGTTACACGACATCTCAGCACAGGAGGGGATCATAGCCATACCGTATGAGAGGGAGTTTGGCCAGTGGAG CCGACTGTACCAAGTGGCCAAGCTCCACATGTTCAACCCAGCGTCAGGGCTTTACTCATGCCCCCTTGCAATGACGGATGGAGCTACAAAGGTGGCTGAG TCTACAGGAGACAGTGTCCTGATGCAGACAGCCTTCCCTCACCTGGTGTCACGGAACCCTGCACAGTTCTGGACATCAGGACAGTGGATGACAGAGAGGAGAGGGGGGTCTGATGTGG CCAATGGTACAGAGACAGTTGCAGTCCCGCAGGAGGATGGTACCCACAGACTGTACGGGTACAAGTGGTTCTCCTCTGCTACTGATGCTGACATGACCCTGACTCTGGCCAGGGTGATGGACAGCAGTGGAGAGGTGGTACAG GGGACGCGAGGCCTGTCGTTGTTCTACCTTGAGACGAGGGACAGCAGTGGTCAGCTGAACAACATCCAGGTGCAGCGGCTCAAGAACAAGCTGGGAACCAGGCAGCTGCCAACTGGGGAGCTCCTGCTAGATGGCGCTGTTGCACACAAG GTATCAGATGATGGCCGAGGAGTGGCAGCTATAGCGGACATGCTGACCATCACCCGTATCCACAACTCTCTAATGGCATCGGGCTGTATGAGGAGACTGTTAAACCTGGCACGTGACTACAGCACCCGGAGGAGGGTGTTCGGAAAACTCATCTGTGAACATCCTCTTCACATGCAGACACTGGCTAGGCTGGAG ACAGAAACCAGAGGTGCCACATTGCTGGTTCTGGAGGTGGGGAGACTGCTGGGACTACAGGACTGTAAGATGGCATCCGAGCAGGATGAGCTGATGCTGAGACTCATCACTCCACTCACGAAACTCTACACAGCTAAACAG GCTGTGGCTTTGTGCTCAGAAGGTCTGGAGTCATTTGGAGGACAGGGGTACATAGAGGATACAGGACTGCCTACTTTCCTCAGAGATGCACag GTTCTGAGTATCTGGGAGGGAACGACCAACGTTCTGTCTCACGATGTTCTGCGCAGCCTGGTAAAGACGAAGGGTGCCGTACTGCAGGCGTTTTACTCTGATGTAACCACTCGTCTCAAGCAGGCTGCTGCAAAAGATACTCTCAG ACCAAGCTGCCAGGTTGTGGAATCGGCCCTTCAGAAGACTGTTGGGTTTGCACAGAAGGCAGCCAGTCAGGACCCAGGCACACTGGAGGTGGCAGCCAGGGACTTCTCCTACAGTCTGGCTAGAATCTACATAG GTACACTGATGTTGGAACATGCCAGCTGGGACCAGGCCTCACCCACAGACACCACTGCAGCAGTCAG GTGGTGCCAGCAGGATCTGTGTCCagtggtgacctctgacctgtctgGTTGCTATGGTAAAGAAGGCGTGGCCCAGGACACTTCTCTTGTTATGGAGGGGTACCAGAGGGATGCTTAG